In Anopheles gambiae chromosome 2, idAnoGambNW_F1_1, whole genome shotgun sequence, a single window of DNA contains:
- the LOC1276846 gene encoding uncharacterized protein LOC1276846, whose amino-acid sequence MRPLQVPAWLHISYEEKKLIAYLAGSGTTACSLYLLTMAGRSLSFSDQTSPCFSENSAYNLEITLVVILSVIYLVIGGAFFWGIWQEKAKYLLPFLCFLVAATGFLGHAHIDWMLFEAGTGERQFGIFAFIFATLVLTFASTIILLLYREMNSEKRVKKGNFEVFYNDEKY is encoded by the exons ATGCGGCCGCTGCAAGTTCCCGCCTGGTTGCACATTTCCTACGAGGAGAAGAAGCTGATTGCGTACCTGGCCGGAAGCGGTACGACTGCCTGCAGCCTGTACCTGCTCACTATGGCCGGCCGGTCGCTGAGCTTTTCCGACCAAACTAGTCCTTGCTTTTCGGAAAACAGTG CGTACAATCTGGAGATAACGCTCGTGGTCATCCTGTCCGTCATCTATCTCGTTATTGGGGGAGCATTTTTCTGGGGCATTTGGCAGGAAAAGGCCAAATATCTGCTGCCCTTTCTGTGCTTTCTCGTTGCTGCCACCGGGTTCCTGGGGCATGCCCATATCGATTGGATGCTTTTCGAGGCCGGTACGGGCGAGCGACAGTTTGGGATTTTTGCGTTCATCTTTGCCACGC TGGTACTTACATTTGCCAGCACAATCATTCTTCTGCTGTATCGTGAAATGAACTCGGAGAAGCGTGTGAAAAAGGGCAattttgaagtgttctacaatgatgaaaaatattaa